From Candidatus Methanosuratincola sp., a single genomic window includes:
- a CDS encoding GNAT family N-acetyltransferase has product MGRLLVEYRVAGPEDLSELSSRILSFLDRTSGFYQENVTKFGIPEEYVRRAFSEEALRAAASKGSKFYLALEGDEMVGFCQMVPQGGERAELDRIVIFPGHMGMGLGSRLLKFALEDQARDGRREVIVYAGKDEHRARAFYEKNGFEFVSEVSIDAPWGKRIDLALYRLEI; this is encoded by the coding sequence TTGGGGAGGCTTTTGGTCGAGTACAGGGTGGCAGGTCCAGAGGATCTCTCGGAGCTCAGCTCCAGGATCCTCAGCTTCCTTGACCGGACAAGCGGTTTTTATCAAGAAAATGTAACAAAATTCGGGATACCGGAGGAGTATGTAAGAAGAGCCTTCTCCGAGGAAGCGCTGAGGGCGGCTGCGTCCAAGGGCTCGAAGTTCTATCTGGCGTTGGAGGGGGACGAGATGGTCGGCTTCTGCCAGATGGTGCCGCAGGGAGGCGAAAGGGCGGAGCTGGACCGGATAGTCATCTTCCCGGGGCACATGGGCATGGGGCTCGGCAGCCGGCTTCTCAAGTTCGCCTTGGAAGATCAGGCGAGGGACGGGAGGAGGGAGGTAATCGTCTATGCAGGCAAGGACGAGCACAGGGCCAGGGCATTTTACGAGAAGAACGGCTTTGAATTTGTGAGCGAGGTCAGCATCGATGCTCCCTGGGGGAAGCGGATAGATCTCGCATTGTACAGGCTTGAAATCTGA
- a CDS encoding DUF2116 family Zn-ribbon domain-containing protein — protein sequence MTEIEKDAKKPYIYPHRHCLYCGRIIEVKGRDYCLKCKPEYVKEQSKINRSKKFQRFFLYYIIVVFAILVLVLLFAR from the coding sequence TTGACGGAGATCGAAAAAGACGCAAAGAAGCCGTACATATACCCGCACAGGCACTGCCTCTACTGCGGGAGGATAATCGAGGTCAAGGGAAGGGACTACTGCCTCAAGTGCAAGCCTGAATACGTGAAGGAACAGTCGAAGATAAATCGGTCGAAGAAGTTCCAGCGCTTCTTCCTATACTACATAATAGTCGTCTTCGCGATCCTGGTGCTGGTTTTGCTATTCGCCAGATAG
- a CDS encoding M48 family metalloprotease → MLRLAAMMFLLTGILVGLGYVVGWLFGSPEIVTLGALTLAIALNAISYLYSDRIVLSMTKAKVVGENEYPALHRIVSSLAASAGMPKPKVAVVNSNVPNAFATGRGPSKSVVAVTTGLLQLLNENELEGVLSHEISHVKHRDVLVASVAATIAGAISYLALLGRFGAFFGNSRNRDANMIALVLSFLAPVAAFLVQTAISRGREYEADREGAQLSRKPLSLASALEKIERTVRGGTRLNINPSTSPLWIVNPFRGDAVMEMFSTHPSTWKRIERLKAMAMSVGTLQ, encoded by the coding sequence ATGCTCAGGCTCGCAGCAATGATGTTCCTGCTCACCGGGATCCTGGTCGGTCTCGGGTACGTCGTGGGGTGGCTCTTCGGCAGCCCGGAGATCGTTACTCTGGGCGCACTAACGCTCGCCATAGCCCTCAACGCCATCTCGTACCTATACAGCGACAGGATAGTCCTCTCGATGACCAAGGCGAAGGTGGTCGGCGAGAACGAGTACCCCGCACTGCACAGGATCGTCTCCTCCCTTGCGGCGAGCGCAGGGATGCCAAAGCCTAAGGTGGCCGTAGTGAACTCGAACGTGCCAAACGCATTCGCGACCGGCAGGGGGCCGAGCAAGTCGGTTGTCGCGGTCACAACGGGGCTCCTCCAGCTGCTGAACGAGAATGAGCTCGAGGGCGTCCTGAGCCACGAGATAAGCCACGTTAAACACAGAGACGTGCTCGTGGCATCCGTCGCAGCCACAATCGCCGGGGCGATCAGCTACCTCGCGCTTCTTGGTAGGTTTGGGGCTTTCTTCGGCAACTCGAGAAACAGGGACGCAAACATGATCGCGCTAGTCCTGAGCTTCCTTGCGCCAGTCGCAGCCTTCCTAGTTCAGACTGCGATCTCGAGGGGCAGAGAGTACGAGGCTGACAGGGAGGGCGCGCAACTGAGCCGCAAGCCGCTCTCGCTCGCGAGCGCACTGGAGAAGATCGAGCGCACGGTCAGGGGGGGCACCCGGCTGAACATAAACCCGTCAACGAGCCCGCTCTGGATAGTCAACCCCTTCAGGGGGGACGCGGTGATGGAGATGTTCTCGACACACCCGTCGACTTGGAAGAGGATAGAGCGGCTGAAGGCAATGGCGATGAGCGTCGGAACGCTGCAGTGA
- a CDS encoding ribosome biogenesis/translation initiation ATPase RLI codes for MARIVVLDADFCKPGECSKECIRFCPIVRTGAEAIKYEPGMDRPLVAENLCTGCGICVKKCPFGALNIVNLPDELEEVCVHRYGPNTFKLYRLPVPKEGVVVGLLGPNGAGKSTSLKILSGEMMPNLGLYDCPPDWRSILRFFRGSELQEYFKKLSEKKLRVVTKPQYIDQAPKRLTGTVRQLLERIDERHALDEVSGYLSLEPIIDKDIHALSGGELQRVAIAAVSIRKADVYIFDEPSSYLDVYQRMAMAKLVQSLADERKYVLVAEHDLAVLDYISEQVCLFYGRPGVYGIVSKPHGVRVGINIYLNGYIPDENIRFRPSPIRFHLSPTPTEWRSEDVMLRWGPFRISRGAFILDAQGGEIHRGEVVGIVGPNGTGKTTFVRVIAGELMPEEGTMANFGLRISYKPQYVVPSTTKTLREVLNSIDPGILGSQWFIDEIYNPLEIEPLLDRSMESMSGGELQRTAVAVCLSREAELYLLDEPTAHLDVEHRLVVARAIRRVTEKKGAASFVVEHDIVANDLLSDTVMVFGGSPGKSGIASAPVGLRKGMNYFLKNVGITFRRDPETGRPRVNKRDSWLDRYQKEIGEYYYTEVTGEDKQ; via the coding sequence ATGGCGAGGATCGTTGTACTTGACGCTGACTTCTGCAAGCCCGGGGAGTGCAGCAAGGAGTGCATACGATTCTGCCCCATAGTCAGGACTGGCGCCGAGGCAATAAAGTACGAACCGGGCATGGATCGGCCACTAGTAGCTGAGAACCTCTGCACGGGGTGCGGCATCTGCGTGAAGAAGTGCCCATTCGGGGCACTGAACATAGTGAACCTCCCTGACGAACTAGAGGAGGTCTGCGTGCACAGGTACGGCCCGAACACATTCAAGCTCTACCGACTCCCGGTTCCGAAGGAGGGGGTTGTGGTCGGCCTCCTCGGTCCGAACGGTGCCGGGAAGTCAACGTCGCTGAAGATCCTGAGCGGCGAGATGATGCCGAACCTTGGGCTTTACGACTGCCCGCCAGACTGGAGATCGATACTCCGCTTCTTCAGGGGTTCGGAACTCCAGGAGTACTTCAAGAAGCTCTCGGAGAAGAAGCTCAGGGTCGTCACGAAGCCGCAGTACATCGACCAGGCACCCAAGCGCCTGACCGGAACCGTCAGGCAGCTTCTCGAGCGGATCGACGAGCGCCATGCGCTCGACGAGGTTTCGGGGTACCTTTCACTCGAGCCGATAATTGACAAGGACATACACGCCCTGAGCGGGGGCGAACTCCAGCGCGTTGCGATTGCCGCCGTCTCGATAAGGAAGGCTGACGTCTACATCTTCGACGAGCCGTCGAGCTACCTTGACGTTTACCAGAGGATGGCAATGGCAAAGCTGGTCCAGTCCTTGGCGGACGAGAGGAAGTACGTGCTGGTCGCTGAGCACGACCTGGCGGTGCTGGACTACATCTCAGAGCAGGTGTGCCTCTTCTACGGCAGGCCCGGGGTTTACGGCATCGTGTCCAAGCCGCACGGGGTCCGTGTTGGGATCAATATATACCTCAACGGGTACATCCCGGACGAGAACATCCGCTTCAGGCCCTCGCCCATAAGGTTCCACCTCTCCCCGACCCCGACCGAGTGGAGATCGGAGGACGTGATGCTGAGGTGGGGGCCCTTCCGGATCAGCCGGGGTGCCTTCATTCTGGACGCTCAGGGCGGTGAGATACACCGTGGCGAGGTCGTCGGGATCGTAGGACCGAACGGGACCGGCAAGACAACCTTCGTCAGGGTCATCGCCGGGGAGCTCATGCCCGAGGAGGGGACGATGGCCAACTTCGGCCTCCGGATCAGCTACAAGCCCCAGTACGTGGTGCCGAGCACGACTAAGACGCTCAGGGAGGTCCTCAACTCGATAGACCCCGGCATACTCGGCTCGCAGTGGTTCATCGACGAGATCTACAACCCCCTGGAGATCGAGCCCCTGCTCGACAGGAGCATGGAGTCTATGAGTGGCGGCGAGCTCCAGCGCACCGCTGTGGCAGTCTGCCTCTCCAGGGAAGCGGAGCTCTACCTCTTGGATGAACCGACCGCTCACCTGGACGTCGAGCACAGGCTAGTGGTCGCAAGGGCAATAAGGAGGGTCACAGAGAAGAAAGGGGCCGCCTCCTTCGTCGTCGAGCACGACATAGTTGCCAACGACCTCCTCTCTGACACAGTGATGGTATTCGGGGGGTCCCCGGGGAAGAGCGGGATCGCCTCCGCTCCGGTGGGCCTGAGGAAGGGGATGAACTACTTCCTGAAGAATGTCGGGATCACCTTCAGGAGGGACCCCGAGACCGGGCGCCCCCGCGTCAACAAGAGGGACTCCTGGCTTGACAGGTACCAGAAGGAGATCGGTGAGTACTACTATACCGAAGTGACCGGCGAGGACAAGCAGTAA
- a CDS encoding Sua5/YciO/YrdC/YwlC family protein produces MPCRILVAGSFDPKEVGEAIRKGSIVVYPTDTVYGIGCDPRNADAVRRVFAAKRRETKPMPVLVDSLQSAEGLVELGEAGRILAKRFWPGALTIVAPLREGLPGELTGGGQKLGVRVPNHPV; encoded by the coding sequence ATGCCTTGTAGGATATTGGTCGCCGGCAGCTTTGACCCGAAGGAAGTGGGGGAAGCAATCAGGAAAGGCAGCATCGTAGTATACCCCACCGATACAGTATATGGCATAGGGTGCGACCCCAGGAACGCAGATGCGGTCAGGAGGGTCTTCGCAGCCAAGAGGAGGGAGACGAAGCCGATGCCGGTCCTCGTCGACTCATTGCAGTCTGCTGAGGGGCTGGTCGAGCTCGGGGAGGCGGGGAGGATTCTTGCGAAGAGGTTCTGGCCGGGCGCGCTCACCATAGTCGCCCCGCTGAGGGAGGGGCTTCCGGGGGAGCTGACCGGCGGGGGTCAGAAGTTAGGCGTCAGGGTCCCAAACCACCCCGTC
- a CDS encoding THUMP domain-containing protein: VAISIIAASGGALVGTSANISGRRAARSVGELVPELLDAVEIVVDGGDTPAGRASTVVEVGDPSPQAGTRIAEGVWLIREGPIDVGAIRAALDGRFGRMGSSGKEERFNIIVTTQRGNEKNCIRELVTISGETAMRFSRTGFPGLIKGEVPSDPVEFCRGLAAKLAEDPWRARFIQKVTPIQEVVKAEAQEIRAAVKRLSGAIPEGASFRITVNKRGSEVSSHELIREVAREVERRVDLEKPDWIVEIEIIRDLAGVSVLRPSDIVSVTKMQEAALGRD; the protein is encoded by the coding sequence GTCGCGATTTCAATAATAGCGGCATCTGGCGGTGCGCTGGTTGGGACGAGCGCAAACATCTCCGGCAGGCGTGCGGCGAGGTCTGTGGGAGAGCTAGTTCCGGAGCTGCTCGACGCAGTTGAGATCGTGGTCGACGGGGGGGATACACCGGCTGGAAGGGCCTCCACCGTCGTCGAGGTCGGCGACCCCTCCCCCCAGGCAGGTACAAGGATAGCAGAGGGGGTCTGGCTTATTAGAGAGGGACCGATAGACGTAGGGGCAATAAGGGCAGCTTTGGACGGGAGGTTCGGGCGGATGGGATCATCGGGCAAGGAAGAGAGGTTCAACATCATTGTGACGACGCAGAGGGGGAACGAGAAGAACTGCATTAGGGAGCTCGTGACCATTTCCGGAGAGACGGCGATGAGGTTCTCTAGGACGGGTTTCCCGGGACTCATCAAGGGGGAAGTGCCATCCGATCCGGTGGAGTTCTGCAGGGGGCTAGCCGCAAAATTGGCTGAGGATCCATGGAGGGCGAGGTTCATCCAGAAGGTCACGCCGATCCAGGAGGTCGTAAAGGCAGAAGCCCAGGAGATAAGGGCAGCCGTGAAACGCCTTTCCGGGGCGATACCGGAGGGGGCATCCTTCAGGATCACGGTGAATAAGAGGGGATCAGAGGTCAGCTCCCATGAGCTGATCAGGGAAGTGGCACGGGAAGTCGAGAGGAGAGTAGACCTGGAGAAACCGGACTGGATAGTCGAGATCGAGATAATCAGGGACTTGGCAGGTGTGTCGGTCCTGAGACCCAGCGACATAGTCTCGGTCACAAAGATGCAGGAGGCGGCCCTCGGCAGGGACTAG
- the cgi121 gene encoding KEOPS complex subunit Cgi121, with protein sequence MRVANLGQGQFSLLLMAGLRPRPGADPRPLLSKYSQSPSLQIMDAGFVAGEAHLMTAAVLAKRSWEAGENVSRIPANEVLLFASSRRQIREAIEFMGVRERSSGWVAVAVCENEGQIGSLMQDLLAMGTEDDSLLDLDESRCPDVEGKFGISEEEVMCALPLVGSRVRAVSSLVVERVSISDLYR encoded by the coding sequence ATGCGCGTTGCAAATCTGGGGCAAGGGCAGTTCTCGCTCCTGCTGATGGCAGGACTGAGGCCGAGGCCTGGTGCTGACCCAAGGCCGCTATTATCGAAGTACTCCCAGTCGCCGAGCCTTCAGATAATGGATGCGGGCTTTGTTGCAGGGGAGGCGCACCTGATGACTGCCGCGGTTCTGGCGAAAAGGTCCTGGGAAGCGGGTGAAAACGTCTCCAGGATCCCGGCAAATGAGGTCTTGCTATTTGCATCCTCCAGGCGCCAGATAAGAGAGGCAATAGAATTCATGGGGGTCCGCGAGCGCTCCAGCGGCTGGGTGGCAGTCGCCGTCTGCGAGAACGAGGGCCAGATAGGGTCCCTGATGCAGGATCTGCTGGCGATGGGCACCGAGGACGACTCGCTCTTAGACCTAGACGAGTCTAGGTGTCCGGATGTTGAAGGTAAGTTCGGGATCTCGGAGGAGGAGGTCATGTGCGCCCTCCCGCTCGTGGGCTCGAGGGTAAGGGCGGTCTCGTCCCTTGTCGTGGAGAGGGTCTCGATCTCGGACCTCTACCGGTGA
- a CDS encoding phosphoribosyltransferase, with protein sequence MEMLVLDWGKVHTSVLELSRKIEGSGFRPDSIVGVARGGWVVARLLSDLLGVDELLSVRVSFYRGVNQREAKPRIESPVAGEIRGKRILVADDVADTGESLLLVVDHLSAMGAYEIRVATLHVKPWSKKIPDYCVESTDSWILYPWEYRETISNLIKEWSKDGIDPAGARERLVTAGIPPEIVERFSPSMPKEIR encoded by the coding sequence ATGGAAATGCTTGTTTTGGACTGGGGCAAAGTTCACACTTCCGTTCTGGAGCTCTCCCGTAAAATAGAGGGGAGCGGATTCCGCCCCGACTCTATAGTTGGCGTCGCCCGGGGGGGCTGGGTCGTTGCCAGGCTCCTCTCCGATCTCCTCGGTGTCGATGAGCTGCTCTCCGTCAGGGTCTCCTTCTACAGGGGTGTAAACCAGCGTGAAGCCAAGCCGAGGATCGAATCGCCGGTCGCAGGCGAGATCAGAGGCAAGCGGATACTTGTCGCCGATGACGTCGCAGACACGGGCGAGAGCCTCCTCCTGGTGGTGGATCACCTCTCTGCAATGGGGGCCTACGAGATCAGGGTCGCCACGCTACACGTAAAGCCCTGGTCGAAGAAGATTCCCGACTACTGTGTCGAGAGCACGGACAGCTGGATACTCTACCCGTGGGAGTACCGGGAAACGATATCGAACCTCATAAAGGAGTGGAGTAAGGACGGGATCGACCCGGCCGGAGCGAGGGAGAGGCTTGTAACTGCAGGCATACCCCCGGAGATCGTTGAGAGGTTCTCTCCCAGCATGCCGAAGGAGATCCGGTAA
- a CDS encoding MoaD/ThiS family protein: MKVRVKYMAVLRGLSESPEKVVDFNGSTLAALVGFLRETEPAPLRSRMFDESNRMRTDIVVFINDSDSMLTGGLASPLKEGDEVVFLPSVHGG; this comes from the coding sequence TTGAAAGTAAGGGTGAAGTACATGGCTGTGCTTAGGGGTCTCTCCGAGTCTCCGGAGAAGGTCGTTGACTTCAACGGCAGCACCTTGGCAGCACTCGTGGGCTTCCTGCGTGAGACCGAGCCTGCCCCGCTCAGGTCCAGGATGTTCGACGAGAGCAACAGAATGCGTACTGACATCGTTGTGTTCATCAACGATTCCGACTCAATGCTTACTGGCGGGCTGGCATCGCCCCTAAAGGAGGGGGACGAGGTCGTCTTCCTCCCGTCGGTTCATGGCGGATAG
- a CDS encoding ParB N-terminal domain-containing protein: MSSCLPPITAVAVEALLPHEEYDRKILYDVALSLQTERVVRDPIIVDASSLMILDGTHRYWALRRMGCVSAPVAIYDYTSDAVGIARWNRCIASPAIFLPNREIRVEYSNAGEALAAVMDRRASLALIGMSGSQLVVEEEFEIHRAYSLLSELETELRAKGCGVYYATEEDSFRRLKSGEASWVIVPPPIKKEEAIEAALSGRLFPIKSTRHIIPSRPINLCIPIEWLAGAPDRVEAKLQDLLSRTSFKRVEPGAMVDGRRYEEEVYIGEPSNA, encoded by the coding sequence TTGAGTTCCTGCCTGCCGCCGATAACTGCAGTCGCAGTCGAGGCTCTGCTCCCCCACGAGGAGTACGACAGGAAGATCCTTTACGATGTCGCCCTCTCCCTCCAGACCGAGAGGGTGGTCAGGGACCCGATCATCGTGGACGCCTCGAGCCTGATGATACTCGACGGAACCCATAGATACTGGGCACTCCGCCGCATGGGCTGCGTCTCAGCCCCGGTCGCAATCTACGACTATACATCCGATGCCGTTGGGATCGCCCGGTGGAACCGTTGCATCGCCTCACCTGCGATCTTCCTTCCCAACAGGGAGATCAGGGTTGAGTACTCTAATGCCGGGGAAGCGCTGGCTGCGGTCATGGATCGCAGGGCAAGCCTCGCCCTCATAGGCATGTCGGGATCGCAGCTGGTGGTGGAAGAGGAGTTTGAGATACACCGCGCCTACTCCCTCCTCAGCGAGCTCGAGACCGAGCTCAGGGCGAAAGGGTGCGGCGTGTACTATGCGACCGAGGAGGACTCCTTCCGGCGGCTAAAGAGCGGGGAAGCCTCTTGGGTAATCGTTCCCCCGCCGATAAAGAAGGAGGAGGCGATTGAGGCCGCGCTCAGCGGGCGCCTCTTCCCAATAAAGTCCACGAGGCACATAATCCCGTCCCGGCCAATCAACCTCTGCATTCCGATCGAATGGCTCGCAGGCGCCCCGGATAGGGTCGAAGCCAAACTCCAGGATCTCCTCTCCCGTACCTCCTTCAAAAGGGTTGAACCGGGTGCGATGGTGGACGGACGTAGGTATGAGGAAGAGGTTTATATCGGTGAGCCCTCCAACGCATGA
- a CDS encoding 30S ribosomal protein S17e translates to MGKVRIGKVKSISNELVLKYGNVFTIDFEENKKLVQQYTDITSKRLKNRVAGYITRLKVNEKKREEVEAAEAEKVEESEPKQALDIEGEPREIEEVAEEPESKEGETTAEPGEPTDETTAEADPPEEEKTETGADAKGATP, encoded by the coding sequence TTGGGAAAGGTACGTATAGGGAAGGTAAAGAGCATTTCGAATGAGCTCGTCCTCAAGTACGGTAACGTCTTCACCATTGATTTTGAAGAGAACAAAAAGCTGGTCCAGCAGTACACTGATATCACCAGCAAGCGGCTCAAGAACAGGGTCGCGGGCTACATTACCCGTCTCAAGGTGAACGAGAAGAAACGGGAAGAGGTCGAGGCTGCAGAGGCTGAAAAGGTCGAGGAGTCCGAGCCGAAGCAGGCCCTGGACATTGAGGGGGAACCGAGGGAGATCGAGGAAGTGGCGGAGGAGCCCGAATCGAAAGAGGGCGAGACCACTGCTGAACCCGGCGAGCCTACGGACGAGACCACGGCTGAGGCAGACCCTCCTGAGGAAGAAAAGACAGAAACTGGCGCCGACGCGAAGGGCGCCACCCCGTAA